A region of Sutcliffiella horikoshii DNA encodes the following proteins:
- a CDS encoding helix-turn-helix transcriptional regulator codes for MGELTATELKQELKVSDTTLWRWRKEGLPFNQYGYKTIRYNLEDVKAWLKENKGIE; via the coding sequence ATGGGGGAATTAACTGCTACAGAATTAAAGCAAGAATTGAAAGTCTCTGATACAACATTATGGAGATGGAGAAAAGAAGGATTGCCTTTTAACCAGTATGGCTATAAAACCATTCGTTATAACTTAGAAGATGTGAAAGCTTGGCTTAAAGAAAATAAGGGAATCGAATAG